GGATGGCTTTTAACGATTTGTGATTATTTAATAATGAAAATATTTTGTTTGACAAAATATTTCTAATATATAATATCTGTATTACGAAATAAGTTAGTAGAGGTTTTTAGATTTGGTTAGACAGAGAAAAATGAAAAATAACAATATTTCAGTAAAAGCAGAGAGATTTGAACGAGCCTTTTGGGAATTTTATAATGTTTCGCGCCAAAAAACAAAGTACCGCTTTTCCGATAGCAATGTAACAGAAGCCCAATTTATGGCAATGCTCTTTCTTAGAAGAAATCCAAACTGCACAATGTCTGATTTAAAGGACTGGATGGGACTTCATATGAGCACTTTAACGGGAATTACGGACAGACTCGTTAGAGACGGTTTTGTCGAGCGCTTTAGAGATGAAAAAGATAGGCGGCTTGTTAAAGTGAGATTGACAAAGAAAGGTATGGCTACTGTTTCCAAACTTTGGAGAATACGCAGAGAAAGGATTGAAAATTTTCTCAGCCTTTTGACAGAAGATGACCAAATATCTCTTATTGAGCTTTTTGAAAGGATTAGTGAAACAGTAAAATCGAAGTTAAATCACAATAACAAGAATAATATAAAGAGATAAGCAATTATGACTCCAAAAAGAAAAAAGATACTAATTGCGCTTTCAGCAGTTGTTTTCCTGTTTCTCGGATATCGAATTTTTATTGCAGTCAGCAATGGCTCAGGAGACAAAAAGTCTTTAGAAGATGAAGGGATACCTGTTATGACAAGTCCTGTAAGCATAGATGACATTGATAACATTATTTCAATGACGGGAGATACATATCCAAATGTGGGAGTGGAAATTGTTTCAAAAGTTACAGGACGAATAGAAGATATTAAGGTTGGCATTGGCGATAAGGTAAAGAAGGGGGATGTGTTGGCTGTTATTGAACATAAAAATGCTGAATTGAAGGTAAGAGAGGCTGAAGCCGCACTCAAAGTAGCTCTTGCAAATCTTGAAAAAGCTAAAAGTACACTTGAAAGAGAAAAAGCAGAATATGAAAGCGCTGAGGCACTGTATAAGAATGGAATGATATCCAATGAAGAATATCGAAAAGAAAAAGAACAATATTTGAGCGCCATGTCTTCGTTAAAATTGGCGCAAGCTCAGGCAAATGACGAGAAGCGGGCAAAACTCGAAATAGCAAAAAAGGAACTTGCAGATTGCTGGATAAGGTCTCCTATCAATGGTATTGTTACGAGGCAAAATGTTGATATTGGTACTATGGTTTATTCTTCTGGAGGGGGATCAAAACCGCTTTTTACAGTTGAAAATCTGGAAAAAATAAAAGTCTTGGTTAAAGTTCCTGCAAAATTTGCTTCCTATGTAAAGCTTGGACAAAAAGGGGAAATAATTGTTCCTGCTATGGGTGATAAAGTATTTGTTGGGAAAGTTACGAGGGTTTCTCCTTCTTTGGACCAGAATACAAGATCGGCAGTTGCAATAGTGCAAATCGATAACAGCGATATGGAGCTTAAATCAGGACTATTCGTTGAAGTTAGAATTTATACGGAAACAGTCAAAAATGCCCTTTTGATTCCAAGAAGAGCTGTTTTCAGGAAGGCTTCTGACAATTATGTGTTCGTTTTCAATGAAGGCAAAGCAAAATTGAGGAAATTGAAAACAGGCATTATAAGTGGTGACTATATTCAGGTTATAGCAGGTCTCAATAAGGATGAAGAGGTTATTGTATCGAACAGGACTCGCCTTTACGATGGCATTAAGGTAAGAAAGGTTGTTTTGTAGTGTTAATTTCTGAAATATCCATTAATAGGCCTGTTTTTGCAGTAATGATGATTGCCTCCCTTATGGTGTTGGGCATTGCATCGATTTCATATATAGGTGTCCAGCAAACTCCTGAAGTCAATCCTCCTTATATTACTGTTACCACTGCCTATCCGGGCGCAAGTCCTGCAGAGGTGGAAAGCACAGTTACTAAACCTCTCGAAGAAGCTGTAAGCTCAGTCAATGGGATAAAAAAGATCAATTCAATAACAACAGAAGGATTATCACGGATTATTCTTGAATTTGATTTTGATATGCCAATCAAGATAGCGGCAATTGAGGTTAGAGAAAAGGTCTTTCAAAAGAAAAGTGAATTGCCGGAAGATGTAAAAGAACCAGTAATTCAAAGAATGGACCCCGCCCAAAGGCCTATAATGTGGGTTGGAGTTTCAGCACCCCGTGATCCTGCAGAGATTAGAGATATAGCTGAAAATGAAATCAAGCCTGCATTGGAGCAGGTTGAGAATGTTGCTTCCGTTGACATTATAGGAGGGTTGGAGAGAGAAATACAAGTTTATCTGAAAAAAGATATGCTCAATGCTTATGGAATTACTCCGTTTCAAGTAATGAATATTTTGAAAAGAGAAAATATCAACCTTCCTGCGGGAAGAGTGGAAAAGGATACAAGAGAAATCGTTGTGCGCACAAGAGGAGAATTTTCAAGTGTTGATGAAATTGGAAATGTAGTGGTTTCATTGAAAAATGGAGTGCCTATTTATTTGAGAGATATAGCAGATATTGAAGACGGATTTAAGGACTTGAGGAGTCTATCCAGAATCAACGATGTTGATGCTGTTTCAATGGGTATCAAAAAACAGAGCGGTACAAATACAGTTGCTCTCTGTAATGACCTTTATGACAAAATTGATGAGTTAAGAAGACTTTTGCCGAGCGATTTCAGTATCTTTATTATTCGTGATGATTCGATAATGGTTAGAGAAGATGTGCGCGGCGTGAGAAATGCTATCATCGAAGGCGTAATAATGGCGGTGCTTGTCGTTTTTATCTTTATGCGTGATTGGAGAAGCACACTTAT
This genomic interval from Candidatus Schekmanbacteria bacterium contains the following:
- a CDS encoding MarR family transcriptional regulator; translated protein: MKNNNISVKAERFERAFWEFYNVSRQKTKYRFSDSNVTEAQFMAMLFLRRNPNCTMSDLKDWMGLHMSTLTGITDRLVRDGFVERFRDEKDRRLVKVRLTKKGMATVSKLWRIRRERIENFLSLLTEDDQISLIELFERISETVKSKLNHNNKNNIKR
- a CDS encoding efflux RND transporter periplasmic adaptor subunit, which produces MTPKRKKILIALSAVVFLFLGYRIFIAVSNGSGDKKSLEDEGIPVMTSPVSIDDIDNIISMTGDTYPNVGVEIVSKVTGRIEDIKVGIGDKVKKGDVLAVIEHKNAELKVREAEAALKVALANLEKAKSTLEREKAEYESAEALYKNGMISNEEYRKEKEQYLSAMSSLKLAQAQANDEKRAKLEIAKKELADCWIRSPINGIVTRQNVDIGTMVYSSGGGSKPLFTVENLEKIKVLVKVPAKFASYVKLGQKGEIIVPAMGDKVFVGKVTRVSPSLDQNTRSAVAIVQIDNSDMELKSGLFVEVRIYTETVKNALLIPRRAVFRKASDNYVFVFNEGKAKLRKLKTGIISGDYIQVIAGLNKDEEVIVSNRTRLYDGIKVRKVVL